The Halichondria panicea chromosome 6, odHalPani1.1, whole genome shotgun sequence genomic sequence CAGCTTCAAAGAAAAAGGATTTAAGTTATGTTGCTCATTGCTAAATAAGTGTGTTTACGTGTTTCTTCCAGCTGCAGATTTTACCGTACCTCGGCCCCACAATGTGTACCAGCTAGGAGTCTACTTAACCACCTTCATCGACTTCAAAGAAACGACTTGCAAGTTATGTCAGATTCCataaaactatatagctagctagagggcAACTGTCCCTGGCCTGGTTTCGACCTTCATctgtagcatactgatttacgagtttgtgtcttcatacactggtttcgactggtcaacttcgtccatggggtgatagctagtatactgatttacgagtttgtgtgtatgtgtcctcatgtgtcagttacactggtttcgactggttaacttcgtccatggggtgatagctagcattgtaatttaccagtttgtgtgtatgtgtcctcatgtgtcagttacactggtttcgactggtcaactttgtccatggggtgatagctagcattgtaatttaccagtttgtgtgtatgtgtcctcatgcgtcagttacactggtttcgactggtcaactttgtccatggggtgatagctagcattgtaatttaccagtttgtgtgtatgtgtcctcatgtgtcagttacactggtttcgactggtcaacttcgtccatggggtgatagctagcattgtaattttccagtttgtgtgtatgtgtcctcacgtgtcagttacactggtttcgactggtcaacttcgtccatggggtgatagctagcattgtaatttaccagtttgtgtgtatgtgtcctcacgtgtcagttacactggtttcgactggtcaacttcgtccatggggtgatagctagcattgtaattttccagtttgtgtgtatgtgtcctcacgtgtcagttacactggtttcgactggtcaacttcgtccatggggtgatagctagcattgtaatttaccagtttgtgtgtatgtgtcctcacgtgtcagttacactggtcaacttcgtccatgggggtGATAGCTTATACTATTTACATTTTGCACTACATATGTGTTGGTAACTATAGTGACTTCAATCTTTTGTTCTGTAGGGGCGAAAATGATCTGAGGGATGTAGCGTTCATGAAACCAAACGAAACGCCTGCAGTTCACTGTACTGGAATTTCAAGAAACGCTAAGTGAtgaacactaaaaacaatttaCTGACAGAAGAAATTATTGtgctgcatgtcatgtgatccagtGATCTtattctatcataaactcattGTTCTAATACCGTTTGACCTTCTGCATGTGCGTACGTGCGCGAGAAAACAACTAATTAAATGACAAAGGTATAGTGTTAATTTAACAAAGAAATTCACTTTATAGCAGTGTTAATTCAGCATTCACTTTGCTATTTTGACaaagaagtacaataaattGGTGAAATTCAGATGACATAATACTTTGTTGTTTTGACATAATTTCTTTGCTTGAATGACAAAACATTGTAGGTTGTTTTACCTTTGTCATTCTAACAAATATTATTCTGTCATGTGAGATTCATCACCGGGACAAACTTTTGTTTGTTAAATtaacaaaagtgtttttgcagtgtaGCATGTATGAGCAACTCATAAAACtatggaggcatgctgaaactttgAGTGCTAGTGGTACATGGTTCGCCCAACTAGTACATGGTATGCATGTCACATTAGACATGTACTGTGGACTAGACTGGGATCAaaagcaaagaagcctggagtgttagacttagagaggtatggctcctgccaggctggagtataggatccagagtcagccaacaaccagtcacaattttagctttctactataattatatcaattgttcctggtacggatcacttcagctgcaactacgtataatcaaggccacgtgtagctagTTATATAGCTgcttcaagcttcttagcttttgctcgacaatgaagctttaacatcaaaatctgccactatttaaatcaagatattgttgtgtgaaggctatccatgctgtaaacgcagtgctgtggcatccaggtgagtaaaAAAGccaatcacaaacaaacaaacaaacaaaccaacagactactatacccactggccgcggcacggcctcgggtaataaggAACGTCATAAGATTACATATCATCAGCAATAATAAATAttatgtactgtatttacttgattaaacgcccgggcatttatttcctagcagcatctgtagagggggcgtttaaacgagatgggcgcttattcgaaacgggcgtttattgttttgtctacttcaaactcttgctcattagcagttactatgctctttttggctgctgtcacagctctcagcttaaaagttaagtcgtaggagtggtgtttctccctctgtgtcctcTCTGCCTCATAAACAGTATCtatttattctatgctgccattgTTTCAGCTGGTTTCacgagctaattcagctccacccacagtgccacgcccatacatgggcatttattgacaaagacagcttttaccatgggcgtttaaacgagatgggcgtttaatcaagtaaatacggtatgcTGCTATTgcataccagaggaggtacgacatccttCCTGAAGGTTCTGAAGCTGAAACGATGGTTGATAAGCTATAACCTAGATCGAACAGTGCACGAATCAGACTCTTGGCAGCTAAAAATAGACCAGGCAGTGTGTTTGGCAGGTAATACgcaattgaactttgacctaagtaATGTGAGTCTAAAACACTTCTTTTGACTTAacattacagtagactctcgttaatccggtcacccttgggaccatgcagcttggccggaatagcgaggtggctgtagctcaggaaatagccgcggctttaAAACGATCtaacctcgaatctaatgactacttttgcgcttcttgtctcgaggataatgtaggataatgaatcattctgttctctatttaagtgtaatccaattttatttgctaaaccacacccaaaacgtcatatccggccgtaatatacgtataaaattacattgaaaaccttgtttgggacagccagcactggccggtaaacggaatagcgagtggccgtacttcagggtgagtttgtgcagtaaacatatagctagcattccgtgccaagccaaatggccggtatatcgaggtggccgtacttcagagagccggattagcgagagtctactgtataccacATACCATAGctacatttgtggtaatctaatCTCTAGGCTGGCACTGTAACAATACTAAAAACCACAGAAACTGTGAGCGTGCCTTTTTAGGAAAATAGCACAATACACTATTATAGAATTTGTGGTTCATACATGACCTTACACAGAAGTAGACTACTAAAGCACAAGATGGTATGGTATGGCTACTCCTAATCCAGAGCCAGTGTTTGTCAAAGAGCTAGCTGATAAGTACAAGTGTAGTATTTGTACTAACCTTCTAGACACACCATTTCTAACTGAATGCTGTGGACAGCATTTTTGCAAAGCTTGTCTGGAAAAGTGGATCATACGAAAAAAAGAATTGATTTGCCCTCACTGTCGAGCAGAAAACTTCAATAAGATTGTTTCCCAGCCGATAATCAGAGAGATAAAAGAGCTGGGAGTGTACTGTGCAAATCGTAAAAACGGGTGCAAAGTGGTTATCAAATATGACGATTTTCAGAAGCACGTGATCGAGTGTCTGTTTGGAGGTGTCGAATGCACCAACGATTGTGGTACGAGTGGATTGCTAAAAAATGACCTCATAAAACATCGCAAACAAGAGTGTCCTAATCGAATAGTTCACTGTAAGCTTTGTAACGAAGAGGGTAAGCACTCGGTAATAGTTGGAGAGCACAAACGAACTTGCCCTAACTTAACTTTAGAATGCCCTAACAAATGCAAAGAGAAAGTGAAGAGAAAAGATATCGAAGAGCACAGAAAAGAGTGTCCACTTGAGGAAGTGGATTGTCCTTTCAAAGAGGCTGGTTGTGAAGTGAAGCTGCCTCGTAAACATCTTGAAAAGCATGAAGCGTCTAGCATGCAAAACCATCTTCGACTCAACATGACAACTACTGCTACTGTCAATACAGCTATGAATAATGTCAATACAGCTCTAGCTAATTTCAATACAGCCATGGCTACCGTTACGAGAGAGAATAAGGAACTAAAAAGAAGTCACGATGAACTAAAAAGAGATTTTGATACGATTTTATCAGTTGTAACGACAGAGCTTAGTTTATTGGACATTCCCCCAAGCGATAAGAAACCAATGGATGGTATTAGAACTGTACTAACCTCCCTAACCACAATGATACAACCTGATTGTAGGGCCTACTGTGTACACATGAGCAACATATTGGGATTATTCACAGATCCAGAATTAAAGAGTTTTTCTAACATCCTTCGAGCCAGTTCACCACCACTATGCATTCTCCCGGGATTCAAAATCTACCTTGCATTTGGTAATGATTGTGTTAGCAAACGATTTTTTCTTCTGTTGGAGAAAAGTGCTATCCATGGTTACCCCGAGACTGTGTCTATTGAAGTGCAGCCTACAACAGGACAATCATTCTCGTGTTCCTTAAAAGACCTCCAACATTCTTGTGACATACAACGTGACTCAGGAAGAGAAGTTAGGGTTATGATGGGGGATATATTACCCAATCTAGTTTCAGACGATTTCTATGCAAACATTAGGGTCACTGATATTTCTTAGAGCAGAGATAACCTAGAAACTGTAGATGTAAAGGAAAGCCTTCTAATGTGTATATACCCCaatataccacacacacagtatcttAGTGTTATTGTGC encodes the following:
- the LOC135337703 gene encoding TNF receptor-associated factor 5-like, with translation MATPNPEPVFVKELADKYKCSICTNLLDTPFLTECCGQHFCKACLEKWIIRKKELICPHCRAENFNKIVSQPIIREIKELGVYCANRKNGCKVVIKYDDFQKHVIECLFGGVECTNDCGTSGLLKNDLIKHRKQECPNRIVHCKLCNEEGKHSVIVGEHKRTCPNLTLECPNKCKEKVKRKDIEEHRKECPLEEVDCPFKEAGCEVKLPRKHLEKHEASSMQNHLRLNMTTTATVNTAMNNVNTALANFNTAMATVTRENKELKRSHDELKRDFDTILSVVTTELSLLDIPPSDKKPMDGIRTVLTSLTTMIQPDCRAYCVHMSNILGLFTDPELKSFSNILRASSPPLCILPGFKIYLAFGNDCVSKRFFLLLEKSAIHGYPETVSIEVQPTTGQSFSCSLKDLQHSCDIQRDSGREVRVMMGDILPNLVSDDFYANIRVTDIS